In the Desulfomonile tiedjei genome, one interval contains:
- a CDS encoding addiction module protein translates to MTQSEIAGEIKQLTVAERLLLVQEIWDSIVADQESLPVTEAQKKELDKRLESYLAAPQEGSSWEEVKQRVMGDK, encoded by the coding sequence ATGACTCAGTCTGAAATAGCCGGCGAAATAAAACAACTTACCGTGGCGGAACGGCTTCTGCTTGTGCAAGAGATATGGGACAGCATCGTCGCCGATCAGGAATCTCTCCCGGTAACTGAGGCCCAAAAGAAGGAATTGGACAAGCGCCTCGAGTCTTACCTCGCTGCCCCGCAAGAAGGCTCGTCCTGGGAAGAGGTTAAACAGAGAGTTATGGGCGACAAGTGA
- a CDS encoding type II toxin-antitoxin system HicB family antitoxin, with translation MKLQVVIHEAEEGGYWAEVPAIPGCATQGDTFEELLQNLYEAVEGCLSVSVEPPKTTGRDRVMEIVV, from the coding sequence ATGAAATTGCAGGTCGTTATACACGAAGCGGAGGAAGGCGGATATTGGGCGGAAGTTCCAGCGATTCCCGGATGCGCGACACAGGGAGACACATTCGAAGAGCTTCTGCAGAATCTTTACGAAGCTGTGGAAGGATGTCTGTCAGTATCGGTGGAGCCTCCGAAAACGACCGGCCGTGATCGAGTCATGGAAATTGTGGTATGA
- a CDS encoding type II toxin-antitoxin system HicA family toxin, whose translation MKVVSGKDLCRALEQHGWSLLRVHGSHHIYSKTGSIVRLSVPVHGNKPIKKGLLKHLLQAAGLSESVL comes from the coding sequence ATGAAAGTGGTCTCAGGCAAAGACCTGTGCCGAGCCCTTGAACAGCATGGGTGGTCACTGCTCCGCGTCCACGGCAGCCACCACATTTACAGCAAAACAGGCAGTATAGTGCGGCTATCTGTGCCCGTTCATGGAAATAAACCAATAAAAAAAGGTTTGCTGAAGCATCTTCTGCAAGCTGCGGGTTTGTCCGAGTCAGTCCTGTGA
- a CDS encoding type II toxin-antitoxin system HigB family toxin, with amino-acid sequence MRIFSRSTLRAFWEKHADAEQPLLAWYAEAKKADWKEPADILNQYSNARIIGKNRAVFNIKGNDYRLVLAIRYNRRSVFIRFVGTHGQ; translated from the coding sequence ATGAGAATTTTCTCAAGAAGCACGCTGAGGGCATTCTGGGAAAAACATGCTGATGCGGAACAGCCGCTGCTCGCGTGGTATGCAGAAGCCAAGAAAGCCGACTGGAAGGAACCCGCAGATATTCTCAATCAATACAGCAACGCCAGGATTATTGGCAAAAACCGAGCCGTGTTTAATATAAAAGGAAACGATTACAGGCTGGTATTGGCGATCAGATACAACAGACGATCGGTTTTTATTAGGTTTGTGGGAACGCACGGGCAGTAG
- a CDS encoding DNA-binding protein has product MEIKPIRTEEEYRAALARLGDIWDAEPDTPESDELDVLSVLVEAYEDEHYPMDPPDPIEAIKFRMEQMGLTRKDLEPYIGSRGRVSEVLTRKRRLSLDMIRNLNEKLGIPAEVLIARYPLESGRESANQ; this is encoded by the coding sequence ATGGAAATCAAACCGATTCGTACGGAGGAAGAATATCGCGCCGCACTGGCAAGACTCGGAGATATCTGGGATGCGGAGCCGGACACGCCTGAGTCCGATGAATTGGACGTTCTATCGGTCTTGGTAGAGGCATACGAGGACGAACACTATCCAATGGACCCGCCAGACCCCATCGAAGCGATCAAGTTTCGGATGGAACAGATGGGCCTTACTCGGAAGGACCTGGAACCGTACATAGGCTCCCGCGGCCGAGTGTCCGAAGTCCTGACGAGAAAAAGAAGACTTAGCCTGGACATGATTCGGAATTTGAATGAGAAACTGGGCATCCCTGCTGAGGTGCTTATTGCCAGATACCCTTTGGAGTCCGGGAGAGAATCTGCGAATCAATAG
- a CDS encoding NADH:flavin oxidoreductase, with protein MSILFSSGKIGSIEIANRVVHSATFESMATVNGEVTDQLVKRYRNIAKGGTGLIVPGYVSVHRSGKAFERQVELDSDAIVPGLASIVDAVHEHGGKIVFQLAHAGRQTTKQVAGQAPLGPSSVGRDPINFVKPREMTEADIREVIRAFGKAAKRAINAGADGIQLHGAHGYLINQFLSPFFNKRTDKWGDSEGGRFRFLREIFCEVKSSVPERTPILIKLNTHDHTPAPGITPDLAQRYAHRLVELGIDAIEISSGTAYYSFMNTCRGSVPVKELAATLPWWKRLVGKMMLSKMAGKFDLEEGYHTEAARIMKPVMGKVPLILVGGIRHVRHMEQVLEEGLADFISMSRPFIREPFLVNRLKEGKTEKASCVSCNRCIAGMMGGEPLRCLYKPA; from the coding sequence ATGTCTATTCTCTTTTCATCGGGGAAGATAGGTTCCATCGAGATCGCCAATCGCGTCGTACATTCCGCCACCTTCGAGTCCATGGCAACCGTCAACGGCGAGGTGACCGATCAGTTGGTCAAGCGGTACCGCAACATCGCCAAAGGTGGCACAGGGCTGATCGTGCCGGGCTACGTCAGCGTGCACCGCTCGGGAAAAGCCTTTGAAAGACAGGTGGAGCTTGACTCCGACGCCATCGTTCCCGGACTCGCGAGCATTGTTGACGCGGTCCACGAACATGGTGGGAAAATCGTATTCCAGCTAGCCCATGCCGGACGACAAACCACGAAACAGGTTGCCGGTCAGGCTCCTCTCGGTCCCTCGAGCGTTGGCCGAGATCCCATCAATTTTGTCAAACCGAGGGAGATGACTGAAGCCGATATCCGGGAAGTTATTCGGGCTTTCGGCAAAGCGGCCAAGAGAGCCATAAACGCAGGCGCTGACGGAATCCAGTTGCACGGAGCCCACGGATACCTGATCAACCAGTTCCTTTCTCCGTTCTTCAACAAGAGAACCGACAAGTGGGGCGATTCCGAAGGGGGTCGTTTCCGGTTTCTCAGGGAGATTTTTTGCGAGGTGAAGAGTTCCGTACCGGAACGAACGCCGATTCTGATCAAGCTCAACACACATGACCATACGCCGGCTCCGGGGATAACGCCCGATCTGGCACAACGGTATGCTCACCGGCTCGTTGAACTGGGCATCGACGCTATCGAGATCAGCAGTGGAACCGCATACTATTCCTTCATGAACACATGTCGGGGAAGCGTCCCGGTCAAGGAATTGGCAGCAACCCTTCCCTGGTGGAAACGATTGGTAGGTAAAATGATGCTGAGCAAAATGGCCGGGAAGTTCGACCTGGAGGAGGGATATCACACGGAAGCCGCCAGGATCATGAAACCGGTCATGGGGAAGGTGCCTCTGATATTGGTGGGTGGCATTCGCCACGTCCGGCACATGGAACAGGTCCTTGAAGAAGGCCTTGCAGACTTTATCTCCATGAGCCGGCCTTTCATCCGGGAACCGTTCCTGGTCAACAGATTGAAGGAAGGCAAGACCGAAAAGGCCTCGTGTGTCTCCTGCAACCGGTGCATTGCAGGTATGATGGGCGGAGAACCGCTCCGCTGTCTGTACAAGCCCGCTTGA